Proteins encoded by one window of Salmonirosea aquatica:
- a CDS encoding M20/M25/M40 family metallo-hydrolase gives MMKFFLPLGILSLFLSLVSIDRVQAQDDDDKQPAKKESVTAGKPYTDEISALAGKPSVKKALAMLEAQEPWTVKNLRMLTEIPAPPFMEQERGRVYADLLRTAGADSVWTDEVGNVLALRRGKTRKKKVVLEAHLDTVFPEGTDVKIKQKGDTLYAPGIGDDTRGLAMVLTVLDVMEKTSLETDADVLFIGTVGEEGLGDLRGVKKLFSTPGLKIDSYIAIDGLGSTSITHRGLGSHRYKVTFKGPGGHSSGAFGLVNPHGALARAIYYFTQSADTFTKQGVRTTYNVGVIGGGTSVNAIPFESYMQVDMRSESPEQLSGIDKLFQEAVQKALKEENAMKRLGPDLTVDIELVGDRPSGSIPESSPLVQRAIAATKYVGQEPALRVGSTNSNIPFSKGIPAITMGAGGTGSGAHSLHEWWMADKSHLALQRTLLILLSEAGLVAGK, from the coding sequence ATGATGAAGTTCTTTTTACCCCTTGGAATTCTTAGCTTGTTTCTTAGCCTGGTTTCGATTGACCGGGTACAAGCCCAGGACGACGACGACAAGCAGCCCGCCAAAAAAGAATCGGTAACCGCCGGAAAACCATACACCGACGAAATCTCGGCCCTGGCCGGGAAACCCAGTGTGAAAAAAGCCCTGGCCATGCTGGAAGCGCAGGAGCCCTGGACGGTGAAAAATCTGCGCATGTTGACCGAAATCCCCGCGCCACCGTTTATGGAGCAGGAACGGGGCCGTGTCTACGCCGACCTGCTACGTACCGCCGGGGCGGATTCGGTCTGGACCGACGAGGTAGGTAATGTATTGGCGTTGCGCCGGGGCAAAACCCGTAAGAAGAAGGTAGTTCTGGAAGCCCACCTCGACACGGTGTTTCCCGAAGGTACCGATGTGAAAATAAAGCAAAAAGGCGATACCCTTTACGCGCCGGGCATCGGCGACGACACCCGGGGCCTGGCGATGGTACTGACGGTGCTGGACGTCATGGAAAAAACCAGCCTCGAGACCGACGCGGATGTACTCTTCATTGGTACCGTGGGCGAAGAGGGACTCGGCGACCTGCGCGGGGTGAAGAAACTGTTCAGCACGCCCGGCCTGAAAATAGACTCCTATATTGCTATCGACGGACTGGGCTCGACGAGCATCACTCACCGGGGCCTGGGCTCGCACCGCTACAAAGTGACTTTCAAAGGGCCGGGCGGGCATTCGTCGGGGGCCTTTGGACTGGTCAATCCGCATGGTGCCTTGGCGCGGGCTATTTACTACTTCACGCAGTCGGCCGATACATTCACAAAGCAGGGCGTGCGGACGACGTATAATGTGGGCGTTATTGGCGGGGGTACCTCCGTGAACGCGATTCCGTTCGAATCCTACATGCAGGTGGATATGCGCTCGGAAAGCCCCGAGCAACTCAGCGGCATCGATAAATTATTTCAGGAGGCCGTCCAAAAAGCATTGAAGGAAGAGAACGCCATGAAGCGCCTTGGTCCCGATCTTACTGTCGATATCGAACTGGTAGGGGATCGTCCTTCGGGTAGTATTCCTGAGAGCAGTCCGCTGGTGCAGCGGGCCATTGCCGCGACGAAGTACGTGGGCCAGGAACCCGCCTTGCGGGTAGGTTCTACCAATTCCAATATACCGTTTTCCAAAGGGATACCTGCCATCACGATGGGCGCGGGCGGTACCGGCAGCGGTGCCCATTCACTGCACGAATGGTGGATGGCCGACAAGTCGCATCTGGCCTTGCAACGTACGCTGCTGATTCTGCTGAGTGAAGCGGGGTTAGTGGCGGGGAAGTAG
- a CDS encoding DUF421 domain-containing protein, with protein sequence MKNIFFDSWESVIRIIIITILAYATLIVMLRVSGKRTLSKMNAFDFVVTVALGSTLATVILSKDVALLDGALAFFMLIFLQYCITWLSVRHKGVKQMITSDPTLLLYKGEVLPQALKKERITVEEIYVAARNNGLTDLTQIHAIVLETTGTLSVLSERSESGVDALSDIENHSFKE encoded by the coding sequence ATGAAAAATATCTTCTTTGATTCCTGGGAAAGTGTTATCCGCATCATCATCATCACCATCCTGGCCTATGCTACCCTGATTGTGATGCTCCGCGTTTCTGGCAAACGGACGTTGTCCAAGATGAATGCCTTCGATTTCGTGGTCACGGTGGCTCTGGGATCTACCCTGGCCACGGTCATACTGAGTAAAGATGTTGCGCTTCTGGACGGCGCGCTGGCCTTTTTCATGTTAATTTTTCTGCAATATTGCATTACCTGGCTGTCGGTCCGGCACAAAGGCGTGAAGCAAATGATCACCAGCGACCCGACCCTGCTGTTATACAAGGGCGAGGTACTCCCTCAGGCCCTCAAAAAGGAAAGAATAACCGTGGAAGAGATTTATGTTGCAGCCCGGAACAATGGCCTGACCGATTTGACCCAAATCCACGCCATTGTCCTGGAAACCACAGGTACCCTAAGCGTTCTGTCCGAGCGGTCCGAAAGCGGCGTGGACGCCCTGTCCGATATAGAAAACCATTCCTTTAAGGAATAG
- a CDS encoding carbon-nitrogen hydrolase family protein, translated as MQFPKVRVGVVQATPVFFDLAASIEKVVAWIEKGKQAGCQLLLFPESFLPGYPRGLRFDAVVGRRTDAGRATWMDYWSNSVDVRSSVLEPIEVAIREAGIFVALGVTERESVGGSLYCSLLYFGPDGTLLGVHRKLKPTGLERYVWAEGDGGTLHTYHTSLGRIGGLICWENYMPLARTAMYQKGVEIYLAPTADGRPSWQGTLQHIALEGRCFVLGCNQYSRKVDYPERYRQEIEDEPEIMSAGGSVIVAPTGEVLAGPLWNQEGLLTAELDFSILAKSKLDFDVTGHYARPDVFKFEAVGQPDTRIV; from the coding sequence ATGCAATTCCCCAAAGTACGCGTAGGCGTAGTGCAGGCCACGCCCGTTTTTTTCGACCTGGCCGCTAGCATCGAGAAAGTAGTTGCCTGGATCGAAAAGGGCAAACAGGCCGGCTGCCAGTTGCTGCTGTTTCCGGAGTCGTTTCTGCCGGGGTACCCCCGCGGACTCCGCTTCGACGCCGTGGTAGGTCGCCGGACCGACGCGGGGCGTGCCACCTGGATGGACTATTGGTCTAATAGCGTGGATGTCAGGAGTTCGGTGTTAGAACCCATCGAAGTTGCCATCCGCGAAGCAGGGATTTTTGTGGCATTGGGCGTTACAGAGCGCGAATCCGTGGGCGGTTCGCTCTACTGCTCGCTGCTCTACTTTGGACCTGATGGTACCCTGCTAGGCGTGCATCGCAAACTCAAACCTACCGGACTGGAACGCTACGTGTGGGCCGAAGGTGATGGAGGTACCCTGCATACCTACCATACGTCGTTGGGCCGCATCGGCGGGTTGATCTGCTGGGAAAACTACATGCCGCTGGCGCGCACGGCGATGTATCAGAAAGGCGTGGAAATCTACCTGGCTCCCACGGCCGACGGCCGTCCGTCGTGGCAGGGTACCCTACAGCATATTGCGTTGGAAGGACGCTGTTTTGTCCTAGGTTGCAACCAATATAGCCGCAAGGTCGATTATCCTGAACGCTACCGGCAGGAAATTGAAGACGAACCCGAAATCATGTCGGCCGGAGGCAGCGTGATTGTGGCCCCAACGGGTGAGGTACTGGCCGGGCCGCTTTGGAATCAGGAAGGCTTACTGACCGCCGAACTGGATTTCTCGATTCTGGCCAAAAGCAAACTCGACTTCGATGTAACGGGGCACTACGCCCGGCCCGATGTCTTCAAATTTGAAGCCGTAGGTCAGCCTGATACACGAATTGTTTAA
- a CDS encoding sugar phosphate isomerase/epimerase family protein, giving the protein MRSNRRQFLNSALALTTTASLSSLQHVSAKKLHFPISCNQYTWFTFFNREGREWGANLDASLAEYVKSGFQAFEPSFTNLEEVIKLGPLLKKYNLALPSFYVNSTLHRADEAQKSIDTVLAIAKAAQPLGAKIVVTNPSPIRWGGPENKNDAELTEQARNLDRLGAALRKIGMTLSYHTHDIELRAGAREFHHMLLATDPENVTFCMDVHWVYRGSGNSELAVFDVLKLYGERITELHLRQSKNGVWLETFQPEGDIDYPRLVQELKNKGVTPHLVVEQCLEEKSPHVLTTVEAHQRDLAAVKQTFRALI; this is encoded by the coding sequence ATGCGTTCAAATCGCCGCCAATTTCTGAATTCTGCTCTGGCCCTCACCACCACGGCTTCATTGAGTTCTTTGCAGCATGTCTCGGCCAAAAAGCTACACTTTCCTATCTCCTGTAATCAATATACCTGGTTTACGTTTTTTAACCGGGAAGGCCGCGAGTGGGGAGCGAATCTGGATGCTTCCCTGGCGGAGTACGTCAAGTCGGGTTTTCAGGCTTTTGAGCCAAGTTTTACGAACTTGGAGGAGGTGATCAAACTGGGTCCCTTACTGAAAAAATACAATCTGGCCCTCCCCTCTTTCTACGTCAACAGTACCCTGCACCGCGCCGATGAAGCCCAGAAGTCGATCGACACGGTGCTAGCCATCGCGAAAGCCGCCCAACCGCTGGGAGCCAAAATCGTGGTGACCAACCCTAGCCCCATCCGCTGGGGTGGACCGGAAAACAAAAACGACGCCGAGCTTACCGAACAGGCCCGTAATCTTGACCGCCTGGGAGCTGCCCTACGAAAAATAGGCATGACGCTTTCCTACCATACCCATGACATCGAACTTCGGGCCGGGGCGCGCGAGTTCCACCATATGCTGCTGGCTACCGATCCCGAGAACGTCACTTTTTGTATGGATGTACATTGGGTATACCGCGGATCGGGCAATTCGGAGCTGGCGGTTTTCGACGTACTGAAACTCTATGGTGAGCGCATTACGGAACTGCACCTTCGACAATCCAAAAATGGTGTTTGGCTGGAAACCTTCCAGCCCGAGGGCGACATCGATTATCCCCGATTGGTACAGGAATTGAAAAATAAGGGCGTCACGCCGCATTTGGTGGTGGAGCAGTGCCTGGAAGAAAAATCGCCCCACGTGCTGACTACCGTGGAAGCCCACCAACGTGACCTGGCCGCCGTAAAGCAAACGTTCAGAGCGTTGATTTGA